The Sulfurospirillum tamanense DNA segment GGCCCAAAAAGCGGTGGAGCTGGGCATTAAGCGCATCACAACGACCTTGCTCATGAGTCCTAAAAAATCCCTCCCACAGCTTGAAAGTGCCGCCAAAGAAGTGGAACGCGCCTTTGGTGTTTCTTTTGTATCAGTGGATTTTCGCAAAGGTGGGGGCACCCAAGCCCAGTTTGCGTTGGCTAAAGAAGCGGGGTTGTACCAGCAAAATTATTGCGGGTGTGTGTTTGCCCTTACCGCCCAACGCGAAGCCCAAAAAAAACCCTGTGTGGAACTGACTTTCTCTCTTGCCAACCAAATCCAACCCGGCTCTATCAACGAGCGTTTGGAGCTTTATGAAACGTCCCAACCCAAACGCCGCCAACGTTTTTTAAATTACCGGTTGAACCACGCACGGGTGATGCAAAAAGAGCAGGTAATTCCCTCGTATGTATTGTTTTATTCCTTGCCTAGTAAACCGTTGCTTCAAGGGGAGTGGAAAGAGGTAGAAAAAGGCATAGCTTTGTTTTCCAAAGAACCCGCTTTGATGCTTACGTTGGAAGTGTTTAACGCGCTTGTAGCGACACAATTTCAGGATTTAAAGCAGCTTTTAGCTTCGCCTGTGGGTGTTGAAAAAGAGTTACATGTAAGGCAAAAACTCGAAGGTGCACTTTTCTCTTTGACGCCCATTCTTGTGGTTGAGCATATCCCCCAAGGCAAAACAACCCTTTCCCTAGAGGCGACACTCTTTGATGATGTTAGAGAACTTTTAGCAACCTTTCGCTAAAATTGACAGATTTTGCTTATGAGGTACTTATGATCGATATTAATGAAATTCAAACCATTCTTCCCCACCGTTATCCGTTGCTACTCATCGACCGTGTCACGGAGATGGAAACGGGGAAATCCATTGTTGCGTATAAAAACGTCACCATCGGCGAGCAGGTATTCCAAGGCCATTTTCCTGGACATCCCATTTACCCTGGCGTGATGATTATTGAGGGTATGGCCCAAGCGGGTGGCGTACTGGCATTTAAAAGCATGGCGCCTAGTGCCCAAGAGGAGACCAAAGAAAAAGTGGTCTATTTTATGAGCATCGACAAGGCCAAGTTTCGCGCACCCGTTACCCCAGGTGACAAGCTTGTGTACTGCCTTAGCGTGCTCAAACACAAAGGCGCTATTTGGGTCCTAGATGCCAAAGCTTATGTGGATGAAAAGCTAGTGGCTGAGGCCGAGCTTAAAGCCATGATTGTAGACAAATAAATGCCGCATATTCACCCTACCGCTACTGTTGAAACAGGCGCTACTTTAGCCGAAGATGTCACGGTTGGCCCTTATGCGTTTGTGAGCGCGCAATCGGTTTTACACGAAGGGGTTGAGGTGATGCAAGGGGCGCAAGTGTGCGGAAAAACCACCTTGCATGAAGGGGCGAAAGTCCACCAATACGCCATCATCGGTACCCCGCCCCAAGACCTTGGCTACCAAAAAGAAGACGACGTGGGTGTGGTGATTGGCGCGCGCACCATCGTGCGTGAGTTTGCGACCATCAATGCAGGTACCAAAAAAGGCGGTGGCACGACACGCATTGGTGAGGATTGTTTTATCATGATTTACTGTCACATTGGGCACGACTGCCAAGTGGGAGACCGTGTTATTATGGCCAACAATGCTACCTTGGCGGGCCATGTGGAGATAGGCTCCTATACGGTTATTGGTGGGATGACACCCATCCATCAGTTTGTGAAAGTAGGTGAGGGATGCATGATTGGCGGGGCTAGTGCCATTAGTCAGGACATCCCACCTTTTTGCCTTGCTGAGGGAAACCGTGCTTTGGTACGCGGACTCAATGCCATCGGCCTTCGCCGCCGATTTGATAAAGAAACAATTGGTGCGCTCAAAGAAGCATACCGGCAGTTATTTCGTAGCACTTTGCCTATCAAAGAGAGCGCTCAAATGTTGCTTGAAAAAAGCATTAACCCCCAAGTGCAAGCACTATGCCAATTTATTGTAACAACAAAACGGGGAATCCCATACGAGAGGGCAGAACAAAATGAATTATAGAGAATGTAGTTTTTGTGGCGCAAAAGAGAGCAATGACACCCGTTTAATCGCAGGAAACCATGTGTATATTTGCGAGCACTGTGTTATTTCGGCCCACAAGATTTTCTTTGGCGAAAGCAAAGAAAATGATACTGGTGTGGCTGTTGATAAAGAGCTTTTGGCTCCCAAGGCGCTCAAAGCTATGCTAGATGAATTTGTCATTGGACAAGAAAAAGCCAAGCGCGTTTTTTCAGTGGGCGTTTATAACCACTACAAGCGTATTTTTAAACAAGGGCTTGTGGAAAAAGATGATACAGAGATCTCCAAATCCAACATTTTGCTCATCGGACCAACAGGAAGCGGAAAAACACTCATGGCGCAAACCATGGCCAAGTTTTTGGATGTACCTATTGCCATTTGTGATGCTACAAGCCTCACCGAAGCTGGGTACGTGGGTGAAGATGTGGAAAATATTTTAACCCGTTTGCTTCAAGCGGCGGATGGGGATATTAAAAAAGCAGAACAAGGCATTGTCTTTGTGGATGAGATTGATAAAATTGCCCGCATGAGTGAAAACCGTTCCATTACCCGTGATGTTTCGGGCGAGGGAGTGCAGCAAGCGCTTTTAAAAATCATCGAAGGTAGTGTGGTCAACATTCCACCTAAAGGCGGGCGCAAGCATCCTAACCAAGAGTTTGCCCAGATTGACACGTCTAATATTTTGTTTGTGTGCGGGGGTGCCTTTGATGGGATGGAAGAGATTATTAAACGGCGCATCGGCAACAATGTATTAGGCTTTGGTCAAGAAAAACGCGGCAAGAGCGAAGAAGAAGGGTTGCTAGAGCTCATTGAGCCGGATGATTTGGTACATTATGGGCTTATTCCTGAACTTATTGGCCGTTTACATGTAGTGGCGACCTTGGGCAAGATTGGGCAAGAAGAGATGGTGCGTATTTTAACCGAACCCAAAAATGCCATTTTTAAACAATACAAAAAACTGTTTGCCATTGACGGGGCAGATTTAACCTTTGAACCCGAAGCCCTTGAGGCGGTAGCAAGTTTAGCCATTAAGCGCAAAACGGGCGCGCGGGGACTGCGAAGCATCATGGAAGAGTTGATGATTGATATCATGTATGAACTTCCTGAATTGGAGGGGTATGAAATCCTTATCACAGAAGACACGGTTGTTAATGGCGCCAAGCCCTTGCATATTAAAAAAGATAAAAAAAGCGCCTAGCGCACAAAAGGTAATGTGAATGATATTAGATCAGTTAATCGGTTTTTTCTCTAGCGACATGAGTATTGACCTTGGTACGGCCAATACCTTAGTGCTTGTAAAGGGCAGAGGTATCATTATCAACGAACCTTCTGTTGTGGCAGTACAGCGTGATAAATTTGGGCGTCAAAAGATTTTAGCCGTAGGTCACGAAGCTAAAGAGATGGTAGGAAAGACTCCCGGCGACATTGAGGCAATTCGCCCCATGCGCGATGGTGTTATTGCGGATTTTGACATGACAGAGAAGATGATCCGCTACTTTATCGAAAAAGCCCACAAGCGCAAAAGCTTTTTGCGCCCGCGCATCATTATCTGTGTGCCTTATGGGTTGACACAAGTGGAACGCAAGGCGGTACGCGAGTCTGCCATGAGTGCAGGAGCACGTGAAGTGTTTTTGATTGAAGAACCTATGGCGGCGGCTATTGGCGCGGGATTACCTATTCGCGAACCCCAAGGAAGTTTGGTTGTAGATATTGGGGGCGGTACGACAGAGATTGGTGTGGTTTCATTGGGTGGGCTAGTTATCAGCAAATCCATCCGTACCGCGGGTGATAAAATCGACATGTCTATTGTGGATTACGTGAAGCGTAAATACAACTTGCTTATTGGCGAACGCACAGGCGAGCAGATTAAAATCGAGGTAGGCAGTGCGGTGGCTCTTGATTCAGAACTCTCTATGATGGTCAAAGGTCGTGACCAAGTGAGCGGGTTGTTGAGCCGGATTGAACTGACCAGTGAAGATGTGCGTGAAGCCATGCGCGAACCCTTAAAAGAGATTGCCGACGCGCTCAAAGACGTGCTTGAAGTCATGCCACCAGATTTGGCAGGGGACATCGTGGAAAACGGCGTGGTGCTCACGGGCGGTGGCGCGTTGATTCGGGGTATTGACAAGTACTTGGCTGACATTGTGAAGTTGCCGGTGTTTGTTGCGGATGAGCCGTTGTTGGCCGTAGCTAAAGGTACGGGCAAGGCTTTGGAAGAGATTCAGCTTTTACAACAATTGGCGAATGAGTAGTAAGCTTAAATTTTTTTTTATCATTGGGGCATTTATCTTTGTCTCACTAAAGTATGGCGGTAGTGCACGTGGTGTGGTGGCAGATTTTTCTACTGCCATTACCACGGGGTATCTTGCTACGGTTGAGCGTATTGGGGAGTGGACACAAGAATACTTGTTGCAGCGGGATACGATTCGTTCGTTGCGGGCCCAAAACAGTGAACTAGAACGTTCAGCGCTGCTTTCTATTGCTTTTGCAGGAAAATTAAACGAACTACTAAAAGACCACGAAAAGCCTTCTTTTGCGCCAGATGTGCAATTGGTAGAGGCTATTTCTTATGCTAATTTAAGCAACTACCACCGCGTTTGGCTTGATTTTGAAGACTTTAATGCATCGCGAATTTATGGGCTGGTTTATCAAGGAAATACAGCGGGGATTGTCATTTCTGAAAACGGAAGGCCACTGGGGCTTTTGCAAGGTGATCCTAAGTCCATTTTTTCAGTCACAGTAGGAGAAGAGGGTATTCCTGGGATTGCCATGGGAAGCAACCAACACATTCATGTGCGCTATATCCCCATGTGGATGGAGCCAAAAGTGGGAGATGAGGTTAAAACTAGCGGGATGGATGAAACCTTTTTTGCAGGAGTCCCAGTGGGAAAAGTTGTCGAAGTAATTCAGGAGGAATCTTACCAAAGTGCGGTGGTGTTGCCTTATACTCAAGCCAAAGCCCCCATGTACATGTATGCCATTAAATAAAGCCAGAACACCAAAAAGTCTAGACTAGAACCCAAAGGGTTGTTGTGTAAACTTTGAGCGAGGAACAAACAATGCCAAAACGTGAAGACATTAAGACCATATTATTGATCGGTTCAGGGCCCATTGTCATCGGGCAAGCGTGTGAATTTGACTATTCTGGAACGCAAGCGGCCAAAACACTCAAAGAACTTGGCTATCGGGTGGTGCTCATTAACTCCAATCCTGCAACCATTATGACAGACCCTGAGTTTGCCGACCGCACCTATGTGGAGCCCATTACCCAAGAAGTCATTGAGCGCATTATTGAAAAAGAAAGCGTAGATGCTATCTTGCCTACCATGGGCGGCCAAACTGCGCTTAATGCGGCAATGAAACTGCATGAGGGCGGAAGATTGGGCAAGACGATTTTTTTAGGAGCAAAGCCTGAGGCTATCAAGAAAGGGGAAGACCGCCAAGCATTTAAAGAAGCGATGCAAAAAATAGGTATGGATTTACCTAAAAGTTTTTACGCGTACAACATGGATGACGCCATGAAGGCTGCTTCAGAGATCGGCTTTCCTCTTATTATTCGTGCTTCTTATACCCTTGCAGGTGGCGGAAGTGGTGTGGCTTATAATATCGATGAATTTAAAGAATTGGCGCAATCTGGCATCGAGATTAGTCCCATTAATGAAATTCTTATTGAAGAGTCACTTTTGGGTTGGAAAGAGTACGAAATGGAGGTTATTCGGGATAAGGCAGATAACTGCATCATCGTCTGCTCCATTGAAAACCTTGATCCCATGGGGGTGCACACGGGCGACTCCATCACTATCGCTCCTGCCCTGACCCTTACCGACAAAGAGTACCAAAAAATGCGCAACGCTTCTTTTGCTATCTTGCGTGAAATCGGTGTAGATACGGGTGGGTCTAACGTACAATTTGCCGTGCATCCTCAGACAGGGCGCATGATTGTCATTGAGATGAACCCGCGCGTAAGCCGCTCTTCGGCTCTTGCTTCTAAGGCGACAGGCTACCCGATTGCTAAAGTAGCAACCCTTTTAGCAGTTGGCTTTACACTGGATGAGATTACAAACGACATTACGGGTACGCCAGCGAGTTTTGAACCCGTTATTGACTATATTGTCACCAAAATACCTCGTTTTACTTTTGAGAAATTCCCGCAAGCAAACTCCACTCTTGGTACGTCTATGAAGAGTGTGGGTGAAGTCATGGCGATTGGCCGTACTTTCAAAGAATCTTTTCAAAAAGCCCTGTGTTCTATGGAGACAGGTTGGTCGGGATTTGAGTTTGTAAAGGTGAGTGATGAGGAGCTTATTAAGGACATTCGTCGCGCCCACAGTGAACGCATTTTGTACGCAGTTGATGCTTTTGGGCGCGGGTTTAGCGTGGAGCAAGTACACGAGTGGAGCAAGATTGATCCGTGGTTTTTGAATGAATTTAAAGAACTGATGGATTTTGAAAAACGCATTGATATGGACATTCTAAACGACGAGCCTTTGTTGCGCGAAGCAAAAACCATGGGCTTTTCAGACAAAATGATTGCCAAGCTCATCAACCGCCAAGACAATCTAGAGCTGACCCAAAACGACATTTACACTGCCAGAATGCGCCTTGGTATTGATTTTGAGTACAACGAAGTGGACACGTGTGCCGCGGAGTTTAAGGCCTTAACACCTTACTTGTACTCTTCTACCAACATTACCCGATTGCCCAAAAAAGAGCTGCCAAAAAGCGATAAAAAGAAAGTCATGATTATCGGCGGTGGACCAAACCGCATTGGGCAAGGGATTGAGTTTGATTATTGTTGTGTGCACGCGGCTTATGCCCTTAAGGACATGGGGGTGACGACTATCATGTACAATTGTAACCCTGAAACCGTCTCCACTGACTACGACACTAGCGATATTTTGTACTTTGAGCCTATCGATTTTGAACACGTGCGCAGTGTGGTCGAAAAAGAGCAGCCCGATGGGGTGATTGTGCATTTTGGAGGGCAAACCCCGCTTAAGCTTGCCAAACGGCTTACGGTTGTGGGCGCCAAGATTATCGGAACTACCGCGCGGGTCATTGATATGGCCGAAGACCGTGAAAAATTTGCAGGATTTTTGCGTAAATATGACATCAAGCAACCCGAAAATGACACCGCAACCAGCGAAAAAGAAGCCCTAGAAAAAGCCTCTAAAATTGGTTATCCCGTCCTTGTGCGGCCTAGTTATGTTCTTGGCGGGCGTGCCATGCGTACAGTCTACAGCGAAGAAGAACTGCGCACCTACATGAACGAAGCGGTAAGTGTGAGCCATAATTCTCCTGTGCTCTTGGATAAGTTTTTAGATAACGCCATTGAGCTAGACGTGGACGCGATTTGTGATGGCACAGAAGTCTACATCGGTGGCATCATGCAACACATCGAAGAAGCGGGCATTCACAGCGGAGACAGCGCGTGTTCGTTGCCGGCCATTAGCATTAGTGAGCGCTTGCTTAAAGAAGTTGAAGCGCAAACCAAGACCATTGCCTTAAATCTGGGAGTAGTCGGGCTAATGAATATCCAGTATGCCATTTATAACGACATGTTGTATATGATTGAGGTAAATCCACGCGCTAGCCGTACGGTGCCTTTTGTGAGCAAAGCGACAGGCGTGCCTATGGCAAAGGTGGCTACGCGCGTAATGTTCCAAGGAAATCTACGCGAAGCATTGGCCTTTTACGATACCTTTAACGTGGTCTATGAAGAAAACGGTATCTTAAAACCCAAAATGAAAGGCCATGTGGCTGTTAAAGAGGCGGTATTTCCGTTTAATAAACTCCAAGGGGCCGACCTTATTCTTGGGCCAGAAATGAAATCCACGGGCGAAGTGATGGGTATTAGTGACTCCTTTGCCATCTCCTTTGCCAAAAGCCAAATTGCTTCCCATAACATTTTGCCAAAAACGGGGACAGTGTTTATCTCCCTTACGGATGTGGATAAAACCCACGCCAAAGCGATTGGTGAAAAATTCCAAGCCCTCGGGTTTAAAGTTTTAGCCACGTCAGGGACATATAAAATGCTTCAAGAATCAGGCGTGAAAAGCGAATTTGTCTATAAAATTAGCGAAGGTCGCCCCAACGTGGAAGATATGCTCAAAAATAAAGAGATCGATTTGGTTATCAATACCAGTGATAACAAATCCAGTAAAGACGATGCCAAAAAGATTCGCCAATCGGTCTTGCGGTTTAAGATTCCCTACTTTACGACCATCTCCGCTGGTCTTGCAGCAACCACAGCCATCGAAGCAATTCAAAATGAAAGCGCTTTAGAACCTAAATCCTTACAAGAGTACTTGAGCTAACCATGGACCCCCGCCGCGTCTATCTTGTTCAGACTGACACCACGGTGGGGTTTTTATCTCAAGATAAGGCCAAACTCAATACCATTAAAGGACGAAATCCCAACCAGCCTTGTTTGAAAAGTGTGTCTACATGTAAAGAACTTCAGCGCCATGCGCGCGTTCCCCATTCTTTTAAAAAACGGGTAAGATACGCTAAGAAAACCACGTTTTTGTTTCCAAACGGCGAGGCGTTGCGTCTGGTGGCCCCAGGCGAACATGCCCGTTTTTTGGAGGCGTTTGGGTGGATGTATTCTACTTCGGCCAATCCCACTGGCAGAGGCTTTGATTTGGCTTTTGCTAAGGAAAATGCAGATGTGGTGGTGGAGAACCAAGGCGGCTTTTTTGAAGCCCCGCCCTCGCGCCTTTTTCAACTTGGGCGCATTCGTGCAAGGAGGAAGCGATGATTTATAAAATCGTGAACGGATTTATCCTTGGGCTCGCGCTGACGTTGATGGTGGATTTTTTAGTGTTTATTGGCCTAAAACTGCATTATTTTGACGCATTGAAAATCACTGAGTATTTTAACATCTACTTTTTTGACCACCAATCTTTTGTACTTTTGGGTATCAGTGCGCTTTTTTTTGGCATCGGTGTTTTATATACCCCTTTTGCAAAACTGTTTTGGTGGGGGTATTTGGTGCTTCTTGGCGTGAGCAGTCTTGCCCTCATGGAGTCCGTTGGTCGTAGCCTTGGCGAAGCGTTTTTTTTGCAAGAAAACCAACAATTTCAAGTGGGAAATGTGCGCTTTGTAGGAGATTTACTCTACGAGGGCCGCCACGCTATTTACGTTAAGCGGCCCGATGTGGAACATACCATAAGAATTGTAAAAAGCGATGTTAGGTGGGGTCTTTAGCCAGCAACGTTTTAAGGGCGAGGCTAGCAAGTGTGAGCCCAAAACTACCCGTCACGCCCACAAAACTTCCCAGCTCTGTGCAGTTGGGCGGCTCGCTTGAGTAGACCACGTTTAAGTCTCCCTTAAACCCCGCTTTGCGTAACTCGTAGCGAAATTTTTTAGCCAGTGCGTCTTGTTGGGTGTTCCAAATGGAATCCATATGAATGCGCGTAGGGTCAAGGCGTTTGGCGCCTCCCATGGAGCACACCAGCTTCCCCTCCTTTACATGTAAGGCCAATGCCACTTTAGAACGCATATCGTCAATGGCGTCAATTACTACATCATACGGGCTAAAATCATATGTCCTAATCCACGCTTCATCCACCCTTACATGTAAAGGAATGGCGCGCGGGTAAAGGGTTGCTAGATGGTGCACTTTGACTTCGCCTACGGCCTCACTTCCAATTTGTCGGTTTTGGTTGGTGATGTCGTACACGTCCCCGTCCACAATAGTGATTTTACCCACACCGGTGCGCATCAGCGCGTCAAGACAATAACTTCCCACGCCACCCACGCCAAAGAGCAAAACATGACTTCGTTGGAGTTTTTTGAAGGCTTCTTCGCCAACTAAAAGTTTGACACGGTCGTAACGGGTTTTTAATTCAACCACTGGGAAAGTCCTTCCATCTCATCGTATGCGCTTAAATCCAAATGAATGGGCGTAACAGATACAAACCCTTCGTGAATGGCCGTGAGATCGCAAAATTTTTCCTCTTTGCTTTTCCATAACAAGGAAGGCGCACCTATCCAGTAGTACTCCAAGCCTCTAGGGTTGCGGTGCAAGTGGGCTTCGTTGCCGTAAACCCGTTTGCCAAGATTAGTTACGCGTATTCCCTTGCACGCCGCAGGGGCGCAAGCAGGAATGTTGACATTTAAAAAGCGCCGTTTTTTCAGAGGAAATCCCCCGTTTAGAACTTTTTGCGCTAACGTATGCGCCGTTTGTTTGGCTAATTCAAATCCAAAGCGGTCTAAAGATGCGCCACCGTCTTCAAAGACTTGGGAAAAAGAGATGGCAGGGATGCCTTGCAAGACTGCTTCCATAGCAGCACTTGCTGTGCCGCTATAGGTAATGTCTTCGCCAAGGTTTGCTCCAAGGTTGATGCCACTGACAACCAAATCGGGTTTTTTATCCTCTTTAAAAAGGGCATGCAGTGCCAAATAAACGCAGTCGGTGGGCGTGCCATCATCAAGTTTAAAAAAGTCATCGGCAATTTGCACAAAGCGCAAAGGACGCGTAAGGGTCAAAGAGTGCCCGCAAGCAGATTTTTCAGTGGTGGGGGCCACAACAGTGACCTCGCCAAGGGGGCGCATGGCTTCAGCAAGGGCTAGCAGCCCTTCGCTTTCAAAGCCATCATCATTAGTGATTAGGATACGTTTTTTTTGCATAAAAAACCTCATGGTATAGTGTGTGAATTTCCTCAAAGACGCAGATTTAGCGCATGGCATTATAGCAAAAGCCAAGCTAATCCAAGAAAGGGCCAAAGGGGTAAAATACCAATAATAATCATTTTTATAAATATATACATATTTTTAGCAAAACATAAGATTTAATAAAACTCCAAGTTTTGCTTTACTATCATGAAAATAACCCCTTTTTTAGGGACAATTTATTACTTTAAGGAGTAACCATGAGACCAAGTGGAGTATTACGATTGGTGCTTATGGCATTTTTTTTGATGTCATCAATGCACGCAGCTACATGGAAGTATGCCATGGGCGAAGGCGAGAGTGATCCTCAGGGTATTTATGCCATGAAGTTCAAAGAAGAGATTGAGAAAAACTCTGACCATAAGATTCAAGTGTATCCCGTGGGAACCTTGGGCGAGGAAGCCGACATTCTGGAGCAAGCACAAGCGGGCTTGTTGCAATTTATCGGTCAATCTACAGGCTATATGGGCGCAAGTATTCCTGAGATGGATGTTTTTTTCGTACCCTACTTGATGCCAACAGACCCTCAGCAGCTTGATACGTTTTTTCGCAACAGTAAGGCTATCAATGAAATGTTTCCCGAGATTTTCAGAAAGCACGGACTAGAGCTTTTAGCCATGTTCCCTGAAGGCGAGCAAGTGGTTACTACAATGGAAGAGTTTCGCTCCCCTGAAGATTTAAGAGGCAAGAAAATCAGGGTTATGCCAGGTTCTCCGTTACTTATTGAAACGTATAGAGCCTTTGGCGCTTCACCGACGCCTATGAGTTGGGGAGATTTGATTGGGGCCCTTAAGACCAACATGGTCGATGGACAAGAAAACCCCACGGTGTGGATTGAAGCGTACGGACTAGATGAACTTACTAAAGTCATGACTTACATGGGCCACAATCACTTTACTGCAGCTGCGATGGCAGAATCGAACTTTTTCAATAGCCTTAGCGATGCAGATAAAAAACTCATTAAGAATGCCTCTGATGCTGCGTTAAAGCACATCTTAAA contains these protein-coding regions:
- the dctP gene encoding TRAP transporter substrate-binding protein DctP, translated to MRPSGVLRLVLMAFFLMSSMHAATWKYAMGEGESDPQGIYAMKFKEEIEKNSDHKIQVYPVGTLGEEADILEQAQAGLLQFIGQSTGYMGASIPEMDVFFVPYLMPTDPQQLDTFFRNSKAINEMFPEIFRKHGLELLAMFPEGEQVVTTMEEFRSPEDLRGKKIRVMPGSPLLIETYRAFGASPTPMSWGDLIGALKTNMVDGQENPTVWIEAYGLDELTKVMTYMGHNHFTAAAMAESNFFNSLSDADKKLIKNASDAALKHILKVAQELDATGLEKIKKKNPSYKIVRLSEKERDAFRKRVVQVEKSFVEKAGKSGEGILKQMKADLKAAMQ